One window of Colius striatus isolate bColStr4 chromosome 16, bColStr4.1.hap1, whole genome shotgun sequence genomic DNA carries:
- the LOC133626976 gene encoding LOW QUALITY PROTEIN: testis-specific serine/threonine-protein kinase 1-like (The sequence of the model RefSeq protein was modified relative to this genomic sequence to represent the inferred CDS: inserted 1 base in 1 codon; deleted 1 base in 1 codon), whose translation MSDAVALAKKGYSLRKTLGEGSYGKVKSAHCVQLKRNVALKIINKRKATQHFLERFLPREIEALRCLQHSSITKTFEIFQTPARKVYRVLELGEKGDLLDYMGITGAMTEDIAGTKFQQLASAIKYCHNLDVAHRELQCENIPLHAHLSVKLADFGFSKFLSREEKGRIVLSQTFCCSPAYAAPEVLEEIPSDPRTADTWTLGVSLYSMVWASLPFDDSNVSKMTRVQKRQRIPFPXSKHLTAECRDLVHRLLQPVVAQRLCVDEVLKHSWLHTPKCTIPLPLPAAKEGECSQILCEGKPGHYQQAKSPSVYGGGEKDKDPLKDSFTFQVRKPATPHLSAVSGTG comes from the exons ATGTCTGATGCTGTGGCGCTGGCAAAGAAAGGCTACAGCCTGAGAAAGACACTCGGAGAAGGCTCTTATGGGAAAGTGAAATCTGCCCACTGTGTCCAGCTGAAACGCAACGTGGCCCTCAAGATAATCAACAAGAGAAAAGCTACTCAGCACTTCCTGGAAAGATTTCTGCCCAGGGAAATCGAGGCATTGAGATGTTTGCAGCACTCCTCAATCACCAAAACCTTTGAGATTTTTCAGACACCAGCTAGGAAAGTGTACAGAGTGTTGGAGCTGGGGGAAAAGGGAGACCTCCTGGACTACATGGGGATCACAGGAGCTATGACAGAGGACATCGCTGGCACCAAGTTTCAGCAGCTGGCATCTGCCATCAAGTATTGCCACAACTTGGACGTTGCTCACAGGGAGCTGCAATGTGAGAACATCCCTCTCCATGCACATCTCAGTGTCAAGCTGGCAGACTTTGGCTTTTCCAAATTCCTGTCTCGGGAGGAAAAAGGCAGAATTGTTCTCAGCCAAACCTTCTGTTGTTCTCCTGCGTACGCAGCCCCTGAAGTGCTGGAGGAAATTCCCTCTGACCCCAGGACTGCTGACACATGGACTCTGGGTGTCAGCCTGTACTCAATGGTCTGGGCTTCGTTGCCTTTCGATGATTCCAACGTCAGCAAAATGACCCGTGTTCAGAAACGACAGCGGATCCCCTTCC AGTCCAAACATCTGACTGCAGAGTGCAGGGATCTCGTTCACCGCTTGCTCCAGCCCGTCGTGGCTCAGAGGTTGTGCGTAGATGAAGTCTTGAAGCACTCATGGCTGCACACTCCAAAATGCACGATCCCTTTGCCTCTGCCAGCTGCAAAAGAGGGTGAGTGTTCCCAAATCCTTTGTGAAGGAAAGCCTGGGCACTACCAGCAAGCCAAATCCCCTTCTGTATACGGGGGAGGAGAGAAGGAC AAGGATCCTCTTAAGGACAGCTTTACTTTCCAAGTCAGGAAACCAGCGACTCCACATCTCAGTGCTGTCTCTGGCACGGGATAA